The stretch of DNA GCTGTGGGTCGGCGACATCACGTACGTCCGCACGTGGGAGGGCTGGCTGTACCTGGCGACGGTGCTCGACGTCTTCTCGCGCCGTGTACTGGGCTTCGCGCTCGCCGACCCCATGCGGGCCGAGCTCGTCGGCGAGGCCCTGGAGATGGCCGTCGCCACGCGCGGTGGCCACGTCGCCGGCGTGATCTTTCACTCGGATCGTGGCTGTCAATACACATCAGCAGAGTACCGCACGCTCTGCGACCGGCACGGGGTGTCGCAATCGATGGGGAAGAC from bacterium encodes:
- a CDS encoding DDE-type integrase/transposase/recombinase — translated: MKAAGLRGRRPPRWVRTTTPEPTSPIPDRMHGQFAAPAPDVLWVGDITYVRTWEGWLYLATVLDVFSRRVLGFALADPMRAELVGEALEMAVATRGGHVAGVIFHSDRGCQYTSAEYRTLCDRHGVSQSMGKTGVCWDCDDDVPVAVGPGLTPVMTDFVSWR